A single region of the Musa acuminata AAA Group cultivar baxijiao chromosome BXJ1-11, Cavendish_Baxijiao_AAA, whole genome shotgun sequence genome encodes:
- the LOC135585572 gene encoding MADS-box transcription factor 50-like isoform X2, whose amino-acid sequence MVRGKTEMRRIENAASRQVTFSKRRNGLLKKAYELSVLCDAEVALIIFSSRGKLYQFSSSSVEKTIHRYMIHTKDVNCKQSLVDQKMQNLVSEAKNMAKQIELIEAQKRKLLGESLESCSAEELHELGNQLEESLRQIRNRKHSILTEQIAELKEKERSLMQENKLLREKFKEGNMPQLHAAEFAASDRNAQSMEVETELMIGRPGTR is encoded by the exons atggtgagGGGGAAGACGGAGATGAGGCGGATAGAGAACGCCGCCAGCCGGCAGGTGACCTTCTCCAAGCGCCGCAACGGCCTCCTCAAGAAGGCCTACGAGCTCTCCGTCCTCTGCGACGCCGAGGTCGCCCTCATCATCTTCTCCAGCCGCGGCAAGCTCTACCAGTTCTCCAGCTCCAG TGTTGAAAAGACGATCCACCGCTATATGATTCACACAAAAGATGTAAATTGCAAACAGAGTTTGGTGGATCAAAAGATGCAG AATTTGGTATCTGAAGCCAAAAATATGGCCAAGCAGATTGAACTTATTGAAGCCCAGAAAAG GAAGCTGTTGGGTGAAAGCTTGGAATCTTGTTCGGCAGAGGAATTGCATGAGCTAGGGAATCAGCTAGAGGAGAGCCTGAGGCAGATCAGAAACAGAAAA CATAGCATCCTAACCGAACAGATTGCAGAGCTCAAAGAAAAG GAGAGGAGCCTTATGCAGGAGAATAAATTATTGCGCGAAAAG TTCAAGGAAGGAAATATGCCACAATTACATGCTGCAGAGTTTGCTGCAAGCGATCGGAATGCTCAAAGCATGGAGGTAGAGACAGAGCTGATGATCGGAAGGCCGGGAACTCGCTAA
- the LOC135585572 gene encoding MADS-box protein SOC1-like isoform X1, with amino-acid sequence MVRGKTEMRRIENAASRQVTFSKRRNGLLKKAYELSVLCDAEVALIIFSSRGKLYQFSSSSHKLSLILWCITSGTSSYLQILPQQYHQTRNRVEKTIHRYMIHTKDVNCKQSLVDQKMQNLVSEAKNMAKQIELIEAQKRKLLGESLESCSAEELHELGNQLEESLRQIRNRKHSILTEQIAELKEKERSLMQENKLLREKFKEGNMPQLHAAEFAASDRNAQSMEVETELMIGRPGTR; translated from the exons atggtgagGGGGAAGACGGAGATGAGGCGGATAGAGAACGCCGCCAGCCGGCAGGTGACCTTCTCCAAGCGCCGCAACGGCCTCCTCAAGAAGGCCTACGAGCTCTCCGTCCTCTGCGACGCCGAGGTCGCCCTCATCATCTTCTCCAGCCGCGGCAAGCTCTACCAGTTCTCCAGCTCCAG CCATAAGCTTTCCTTGATCCTATGGTGCATTACCTCAGGAACTTCAAGTTACCTTCAGATCTTGCCTCAACAGTATCATCAAACTCGCAATCG TGTTGAAAAGACGATCCACCGCTATATGATTCACACAAAAGATGTAAATTGCAAACAGAGTTTGGTGGATCAAAAGATGCAG AATTTGGTATCTGAAGCCAAAAATATGGCCAAGCAGATTGAACTTATTGAAGCCCAGAAAAG GAAGCTGTTGGGTGAAAGCTTGGAATCTTGTTCGGCAGAGGAATTGCATGAGCTAGGGAATCAGCTAGAGGAGAGCCTGAGGCAGATCAGAAACAGAAAA CATAGCATCCTAACCGAACAGATTGCAGAGCTCAAAGAAAAG GAGAGGAGCCTTATGCAGGAGAATAAATTATTGCGCGAAAAG TTCAAGGAAGGAAATATGCCACAATTACATGCTGCAGAGTTTGCTGCAAGCGATCGGAATGCTCAAAGCATGGAGGTAGAGACAGAGCTGATGATCGGAAGGCCGGGAACTCGCTAA